One genomic window of Arachis hypogaea cultivar Tifrunner chromosome 8, arahy.Tifrunner.gnm2.J5K5, whole genome shotgun sequence includes the following:
- the LOC112705976 gene encoding stearoyl-[acyl-carrier-protein] 9-desaturase 6, chloroplastic: MASGTFVSQKMAVQATVMFTPKRVSPACNNNDSHHRQSKISKLCSPPHAISLRQAYAPTLLPNAPSSTPKTPKTTHSMAPEKIEVFKSLEGWASQCILPLVKPVDQSWQPHDLLPDSSLPVDDFNNQVRALRERTAELPEDYLVVLVGDMITEDTLPTYQTWINQLDGVGDKTGSCTSPWAVWSRAWTAEENRHGDLLKTYLYLSGRVDMLMIERTIHHLIAAGMDWKTDNNPYMGFVYTSFQERATFISHGNTARLAKENGDPVLARICGTIAADEKRHENAYQRIVEKLLEVDPSVTMLAISNMLRKNITMPAHLMHDGRDPHLFDHFSAVAQRLGVYTAADYADILEFLIQRWELEKIQGLTSEGRRAQDFVCGLSPRIRRLQKRVDKRARKMEPQGVKFSWIFNKEVPLLV, translated from the exons ATGGCTAGTGGTACATTTGTTTCTCAGAAAATGGCAGTGCAAGCAACGGTGATGTTCACGCCCAAGAGGGTATCACCTGCATGCAACAATAACGATTCCCATCACAGACAGTCCAAAATATCCAAACTCTGTTCTCCACCACATGCAATCTCACTAAGACAGGCATATGCACCTACACTACTTCCAAATGCACCTTCTTCAACCCCCAAAACCCCTAAGACGACACACTCAATGGCACCAGAGAAGATTGAAGTTTTCAAGTCACTTGAGGGTTGGGCTTCACAGTGCATCTTGCCTCTTGTCAAGCCCGTCGACCAAAGCTGGCAGCCCCATGATTTGTTACCAGACTCGTCCCTTCCGGTGGACGACTTCAATAATCAG GTGAGGGCCCTAAGAGAGCGGACTGCtgagcttccagaagattatttaGTGGTTTTGGTGGGTGACATGATCACTGAGGATACTTTGCCCACCTATCAAACATGGATCAACCAGCTCGATGGCGTTGGGGACAAGACGGGCTCGTGCACAAGCCCATGGGCAGTGTGGTCTCGGGCTTGGACCGCGGAGGAGAACAGGCATGGAGACTTGCTCAAAACCTATCTGTACCTTTCGGGTCGAGTTGATATGCTTATGATTGAGAGGACCATCCATCACTTGATTGCGGCTGGCATG GATTGGAAAACTGACAACAATCCGTACATGGGATTTGTGTACACATCATTTCAAGAACGAGCCACTTTCATTTCACATGGCAACACGGCTCGACTTGCCAAAGAGAACGGCGATCCAGTGCTTGCACGAATATGCGGCACCATTGCTGCAGACGAAAAGCGCCATGAGAATGCATACCAAAGGATTGTCGAGAAGCTTCTAGAAGTGGACCCCAGTGTGACAATGCTGGCAATATCAAATATGTTGCGTAAAAATATCACAATGCCAGCACACTTGATGCACGATGGGAGGGATCCACACCTCTTTGATCACTTCTCTGCAGTGGCACAACGACTTGGTGTATACACAGCCGCTGATTATGCTGACATTTTGGAGTTCTTGATCCAACGGTGGGAATTAGAGAAGATACAGGGATTAACGAGTGAGGGAAGGCGTGCACAGGATTTTGTGTGTGGCCTTTCACCTAGAATTAGAAGGTTACAAAAACGCGTAGATAAAAGAGCACGTAAAATGGAGCCACAGGGTGTCAAATTTAGTTGGATCTTCAATAAAGAGGTGCCCTTGCTggtataa